Part of the Stackebrandtia endophytica genome is shown below.
CACCTGGGCGACTATCGAGCGGGTTTCTGGGCCACCGCGAGTGTGGGTGGTGACGTCGACACCAACTGCGCGATCGTGGGCGGCATCCTCGGTGCGTACGGCGGCCCGGACTCGGTACCTCCGCAGTGGCGTGACGCCACCGAACCCGCTCGCCCCCGACCGACTGACACCTGAGCGTTCTCGGCAGTCCCCGACCGACGGCGGCGCCGGATCGGATTGACGAGTCGTCAGTCGGTGAACCATTCCAGGTATTTGGTGTTGCCGAACATTCCCGCGGTGTCGACGGCCGACGGAACCCCGGCTTTGGGGTCGGCGCCGCCGTCCAGAAGTGCCCGCACCACGGTGTCCTCACCCTTGAACACCGCTCCCGCCAGTGGCGTCTGTCCGCGATCGTTGGGCCGGTTCGGATCGGCGCCCCTGTCCAGCAGGGCGGTCACCGCGGCGGTGTGCCCGTGGTAGGCCGCCAGCATGATCAGGGTGTCGCCCTTCTCGTTGGTGAGGTCGACGGGAACTCCGGCGTCCACATAGGCGCCCAGTCGGGATGCATCACCGGAGCGGGCCATGTCGAACACGGCCTGAGCGACCTCCAGCAGTTTCTCGTCGGGTTCGGCCACGACTTGTCCTCTCGATCGGTTCCGGTTCCACCGTATCCGCCGACGCCGGGCTCTTCATCATCCTCGCACCGCGCGTCTCTGTTCACGACAACATGAATTCAGGATTACATGTATCATCTCGGGGTGCTCACACCCCCCGACCGACGAGACGTCACGACCGAGTCCGCCGACGCACAACCTCCCGTCGCGGCAACCCGGCAACAGATCCTCACCCGCCGCATCCGATGGCTGGTGGCGGCCACCATCACCTACAACACCATCGAAGCCGTCGTCGCCATTTCGGCCGGAGCGATCGCCTCGTCGACGGCCCTCATCGGGTTCGGTCTCGACTCGATCATCGAGGTCTCCTCGGCGACCGCCGTGGCCTGGCAGTTCTCCGCCCGCGATCATGAGGTTCGCCAGGCACGCGAAAAGATCGCGCTGCGCATCATCGCCGTATCGTTCTTCGCGTTGGCCGCCTATGTCGCCGTCGAATCGGTGCGAGCGCTGCTGGGTGGCGCCGATGCCGACCACTCGCCCATCGGATTGACGCTGGCGGCACTCTCACTGGTCATCATGCCGTTCCTGTCCTGGGCACAACGTCGCGCCGGCCGCGAACTCGGATCGGCCTCCGCCGTCGCCGACTCCCACCAGACACTGCTGTGCACCTACCTGTCGGCGGTACTGCTGATCGGCTTGGCTCTCAACTGGTTGTTCGGATGGGCATGGGCCGACCCGGTGGCAGCCATCGTCATCGCCGGGCTGGCGGTCAAGGAGGGACTCAACGCCTGGCGTGGCGACGCCTGCTGCCCTACCCCCGCCACTTTCACCACTGCCGAACCAGCCACCACCTGCGATGGTGACTGCGGATGATAAGGCCATCGCTTCCGTGAGCAGCCCGGCCGCCCGATCCAGGAGAGACGTCGTCCACCCGGTGTCCTCTCGGTGAGCCCAGTCGGCATTGGCGACCGCGTTGTGGGCCTCATACAGGGCCATCAGCGGACGCATCCGTGGCCAGTCGACACCGGTTCGGGCGGCGTAATGGCGTCGCAATATCGGTTGCAGGCGGCCCGGTCGCGGATCGTCGACCGGGCCGCCTGCGACGAACTTCGCGAACTCGTACAACGGGTCTCCCACGATCGCCGACCCCCAATCGACCAGACCGGTGACCCGGCTGCTGTCCGGGTCGACGAGGACCTCACGGTCGCCCAGGTCGGCGTGCACCAGTCGACCCGGGCGTGACACCAGAACGGGTTCCAGCCGTGATACCGCCAGCGCCGATTGGTCCACCGAATGTGAGACCCGTCGGTCCACACCGGCCAGTGACCCCAACTCCCGTGTGAAGTCGGTAACCAGCCAGTCCGCCCACGAGGTGTTCACGCCACAACCCTGTCGGGTCAACGCACCGAACCCCGGCCGATCGACCGAATGCAGTCTCGCGAAGTGGTCGGCCAACTGCGGCAGGACCACATCGTCACGATCATCGGCCAGATCCGCCCACGGCACACCGGTCAACCAGGACATCGCAAACCAGAACCGACCCGGAAGTCGGGTGTCGTCACCGGTGGCGATGACCTGCGGCGCCGGCAATCCCGCGTCGGACGCCAGTCGGCACGCTACCGCTTCAGCGGCGACGTCTTGACGACCACTGCACTTGACCACGAGGTGTGAACCATCGGGGAAACGACACCGCACCACTATGGTCGGCCCCCACGTCGGCAACGTCTCCAGGACTTCCACCGGTCCAAACCGTTCCGCGATGACCGAACTCAGTACCGACAACGCGGCCCTTCGATCGATGCTCCAATCGAGGTTCACGGCTCGTCATTCTTTCGATAGGAGCGCAATCGGTACACCGGGTCAGGGCGCGGGGTGTGAGGCAGTGGAAGTCGACGCAGGCTCGCCGCGATGGGGCGGGTCAGCTGTGTGCGCCCCGGATACCGTTCGGACAGCGAATCGGCGACCGCCGCCGGTGAACGACCCTGACCGTGCCCGGTGAACACGACACTGTCGACCGGGTGGAGTCCGAGCGATCGTGTCGTGTCGAGAAGGTCCGCACTGTGATCGGAAGCCACCCCTGATCGCAACGGCGCCAACAAGTCCGCGACATCGGACCCGTCGTTGACGGCAGAGGCCTTGTCGACGGTCGTGACGAACAACCCGCCCGGTCGGATCACTCGCGCGACTTGTGAGATCAATTCGGTCACCATCGCAGGTGACAACAGGTGCAGCATCCACACGCACACCACGGCATCCACGCTGGAATCTTTGAGGGGCAGCGCGGTGCCATCGGCCCGCACGACCCGACCGGGTAGTCGTCGTTGTGCCCGGGTCAACATCCCCGAGGACAGATCCAGCACGATCACGGCACGTTCGGGCCGGCGCAGTCGATGCGACACGATTCCGGTTCCCCCGCCCAGATCGACCACCGTTGACGACGCCGGATCCAGTAGGACGTCCACGGCGCGGGCCGCCGCCTCCGCACGTTCCTCACCACCATGGGACTCGTCGTAGCGGCTGGCTTGCGAATCATAGTCGCGCATCGATATGCCTAACGGAAAACGGTGGCCGGGGCTATCACCATCATGCCCGGCCACCGTGGACGATCCGGCGTCAGGACTCGATCAGGTCGACAACTTCCATCGCCAGATCCATATCGACGCCGAGGCGGTTCTTCACCACCGCGACACTCGTGCCGGTCGCCGGGTGCATCCCCGCGTAGGTTCCGCCGGCTCCGCCCATGCCGAACCAACCTCCGGTGCCCGGTTCGGCACCTGGCCCACCCACTCCCAGACCGAGGCTCCACACCGTGGGTACGCCGAAGACCGCGTCCACGGAGGTGTAGGCCACCTCGCTCAACGCCCGGGCAGCCTTCGGCGACACCAGTCGCACGCCGTCGACCTCTCCGAGAACCGCCGCGTACATACGCGCGATCGCCCGAGCCGTCATCTTTCCTCCGGCGGGAATGTCGGCGTCGAGGATGTCGGAACGATTGCCGAACTCCGCGTCAGGCGACACCGCCGGCGGCGCCAGTTTCCAGATCGGTGAATCCGGCGGGATCATCCCGTCGCGTGCCGGGTCGTCCTCCAACCGCGCCAAACGGGACTGTTCGGCCACCGGCATCCGGAACCACAGCTCACCCGCCACGTTCAAGGGGCGCGCAACCTCGGTGTCCAGAACCTCCGATATCGACTGCCCGGCGGCGCGGCGCACCAGTTCACCGAGGATGAACCCGAAGGTGTAGGCGTGATAGGCCGTCTTCGTGCCCGGCTGCCACCAGGCCTCCAGTCCCGCTACCGTGGCGCAGATGCCGTCCCAGTCGCACAGATCTTCAGGCGTGACGTCGGCCGGTAGTCCCGGAATCCCGACGGTGTGCGTCAGGGCATGACGAATCGTCGCCGTTTCCTTTCCACCGGCGGCGAATTCGGGCCAGAAATCGGCGATGGTCGCGTCATAACCCCGGTCGCCGAAGACACCCCGGTCGACCAGTTGGTGGGTGACGACCGCGGTCATAGCCTTGCCCATCGAATAGGTGTAGAACGGGGTCTCGGCGGTGACCGCCCGTCCGGTACGGGAATCGGCCGGTCCCGCGACGACGTCCACGATCGGTTCACCGTCCCGGTAGACCGCGATCTGGACACCGGCCTCATCCCCGGCGTCGACCGCCTGGTCGGCCAGCACCTGAATTCGTTGTTGAAGAGTTGACATATGAGTCCTTTGTCGTTCGTCATGTCGCGCGGCACACGGTACGCCTCACCGGTGACGTCACAGTGGATTCGCGGGCCGCTAACCGGGTTGGCGCGCGGCCGCCAGCAGGTGGGCGCTGGTTCCCAGCAGCGAGGGTTCCCGTTCCATCCGGCGCAATCCGTCCAGCAGACGCATCGACCGGTCGTCGTCATCGAGGTGGTCTCCCAGTGACGACAGCAACCACGCCGCGCCCTCCAGCGCGTACACCGCAATATCGGACATTCCGGACTCGGTGAACTCGTCGGCCAGTTCGTCGGGGTGATGAGTGTAGGCGGTGGTGAAGCCGTTGTACCCGTGTTCCCGGGGAAGGATCCGGCCCGACGAGGTCACCTCTTGCAGGAACCCGTCCATCGTCGGGGTCAGTTCGTCTTTGATCGCGGCGTCCCACCAGGGCGCGAAGCGGCCGATCGCGGCGGCGGTGACGAGTCCACCGGGCCGGACGACGCGACGGGCCTCGGCCAGCGCCGCCAGTCGTTCCTCCTTGATGGACAGGTGGTACAGCGGACCCAACAGAAACACCGCGTCGAACGAGTCGTCGGCGACGGGAAGATCACGTGCATCGCCTTGGAGCGCTTCGACTCCGTCGATCGTGGCGGCGGTGGCCACCTGTGAGGCGACCGGATCGACCAGGGTCACGGTGTGACCGTCCTCGGCGAGCCACCTCGCATGGATTCCGGTGGCTCCGCCGACGTCCAGCACCGTCATCGGTTCGGGGCCGATCAGCCGACGAAGCACGTCCTGAGTACGTAGAAACTCCAGTCGGCCGCTCGGGGAGGTGATCAGGCGGGTGGTTTCGCCGCCTCGGTCGTAGTATTCGGTGATCTCGGGTCGAAGCTCGTATTCCACGGTGACCATGGTGGAGCGGTGGCGGTTCCGTTCGCAACGCTTTATTCGACGCCGGTCTCGCCCGTCGGGTCGATGCGGACACCATCGCTGAAACGGCGGTCACCCGACATCCGATGCCCCAGTCGACTCGTCACGGCCATGCCGTGACCGGGTGCGGGTCTCTCGCCAAACACCGATGTCCGGTCGACAGCGTGTGGCGATCTTTCTCCGCTCACATGCCTGCCTTCGCGGTGCCACGGCCGAAATGATTTGACCTGGCCACAACTACTTTACTACTATTCAAGTACTTTCACATCCGAGAAGGAGCTGACGTGGACACATCTCAACCCCTCACCCCGGAAGCAGCACTGCGACAGGCCGACAGCGCCCATGCCAAGGTCCGAAGAGCCGGATTGTGGCGTGTGGTCGGCTGGTGGCTTCTGGCGGGCTTCATCTCGATGACGATCATCGGCAAGGCCGCCTTCCCGGTGTTCCTCGAACGATGGGACCTGGTCATCCTCGGTGCCGTCTGTGTCGCGATGTTGGCCATGGCGTTCTCGGTCAAGGTGTTCGACCGTCGCAGTGGGAGCGTCGAGAATCGACTGGTCCTATGGCAGTTCGCCGGTCTGCTGGTCGTGGCGGCATTGAACCGCTGGGTGCTTCCCGAGGAGGCGTCGGTGTGGCACTGGGTGATCGGCGGCGTCCCCCTGCTGTTGACCGCGGTGGCCACCTGGCAGGTAACGCGCCGATGACGCCTCATCCGCGACACCGTTTGGACGAACTCATCCACGCTCCGGCCAGATTGTCGATCATGGCGGCGCTGGCCGCCGCCGACGAACTGCACTTCGGCTACCTGCGCGACAGCATCGAGGTGTCGGACTCGTTGCTGTCGAAACATCTGAGCACATTGGAGGCCGCCGGGTACGTGGTGGCGCGCAAAGGCTACGTGGGTAAACGCCCCCGCACCTGGTTCAGCTTGTCCGTCGGCGGTCGCGCCGCGTATGACGCCTATCTGGACACATTGCGTGCCATCGTCGAAGGGTCGGCGCCATCAGGGTAGGTGGCTGTCGACGTCTCCTTGGAACCGGCGCACCTCCACCGGCAGGGTGATCGCCTCGGCCAGTTTGCGTCCCCATTGCATGGCCTGGTCCATGTCGGCCGCGGCCAGGATGGTCAGCCCGCCCAGATGTTCGTCACCACCGATGTAGGCGCCGTCACTGATCTGGGCCTCGCCCCTCGACGTATCGGATCACCTTGGCGTCGGCGGGAGCATGAAGTCCACCGGCGAACACCCAGGCTCCGGCGCCACGGAGTTCATGGTTGAACCGCTCGACCGCACGCATGATCGGTTCGATGATCTCGGGCGCGGGGATGCCGCCATCAGGTTGTTGATTACTAAGTAGATAGTGCTTCATGGTG
Proteins encoded:
- a CDS encoding cation diffusion facilitator family transporter translates to MLTRRIRWLVAATITYNTIEAVVAISAGAIASSTALIGFGLDSIIEVSSATAVAWQFSARDHEVRQAREKIALRIIAVSFFALAAYVAVESVRALLGGADADHSPIGLTLAALSLVIMPFLSWAQRRAGRELGSASAVADSHQTLLCTYLSAVLLIGLALNWLFGWAWADPVAAIVIAGLAVKEGLNAWRGDACCPTPATFTTAEPATTCDGDCG
- a CDS encoding winged helix-turn-helix domain-containing protein, with product MTPHPRHRLDELIHAPARLSIMAALAAADELHFGYLRDSIEVSDSLLSKHLSTLEAAGYVVARKGYVGKRPRTWFSLSVGGRAAYDAYLDTLRAIVEGSAPSG
- a CDS encoding class I SAM-dependent methyltransferase, which produces MRDYDSQASRYDESHGGEERAEAAARAVDVLLDPASSTVVDLGGGTGIVSHRLRRPERAVIVLDLSSGMLTRAQRRLPGRVVRADGTALPLKDSSVDAVVCVWMLHLLSPAMVTELISQVARVIRPGGLFVTTVDKASAVNDGSDVADLLAPLRSGVASDHSADLLDTTRSLGLHPVDSVVFTGHGQGRSPAAVADSLSERYPGRTQLTRPIAASLRRLPLPHTPRPDPVYRLRSYRKNDEP
- a CDS encoding serine hydrolase domain-containing protein codes for the protein MSTLQQRIQVLADQAVDAGDEAGVQIAVYRDGEPIVDVVAGPADSRTGRAVTAETPFYTYSMGKAMTAVVTHQLVDRGVFGDRGYDATIADFWPEFAAGGKETATIRHALTHTVGIPGLPADVTPEDLCDWDGICATVAGLEAWWQPGTKTAYHAYTFGFILGELVRRAAGQSISEVLDTEVARPLNVAGELWFRMPVAEQSRLARLEDDPARDGMIPPDSPIWKLAPPAVSPDAEFGNRSDILDADIPAGGKMTARAIARMYAAVLGEVDGVRLVSPKAARALSEVAYTSVDAVFGVPTVWSLGLGVGGPGAEPGTGGWFGMGGAGGTYAGMHPATGTSVAVVKNRLGVDMDLAMEVVDLIES
- a CDS encoding class I SAM-dependent methyltransferase, translating into MEYELRPEITEYYDRGGETTRLITSPSGRLEFLRTQDVLRRLIGPEPMTVLDVGGATGIHARWLAEDGHTVTLVDPVASQVATAATIDGVEALQGDARDLPVADDSFDAVFLLGPLYHLSIKEERLAALAEARRVVRPGGLVTAAAIGRFAPWWDAAIKDELTPTMDGFLQEVTSSGRILPREHGYNGFTTAYTHHPDELADEFTESGMSDIAVYALEGAAWLLSSLGDHLDDDDRSMRLLDGLRRMEREPSLLGTSAHLLAAARQPG
- a CDS encoding ankyrin repeat domain-containing protein, with translation MARSGDASRLGAYVDAGVPVDLTNEKGDTLIMLAAYHGHTAAVTALLDRGADPNRPNDRGQTPLAGAVFKGEDTVVRALLDGGADPKAGVPSAVDTAGMFGNTKYLEWFTD